A genomic window from Candidatus Thorarchaeota archaeon includes:
- a CDS encoding rubredoxin — protein MAKYECLICGWIYDEEKGDPGSGVEPGTKFEDIPED, from the coding sequence ATGGCCAAGTACGAATGTTTGATATGCGGTTGGATATATGACGAAGAAAAAGGCGACCCGGGTAGCGGTGTTGAACCAGGAACAAAGTTTGAGGACATTCCCGAAGATTG